Proteins encoded in a region of the Sugiyamaella lignohabitans strain CBS 10342 chromosome B, complete sequence genome:
- the PNS1 gene encoding Pns1p (hypothetical protein; has similarity to Torpedo californica tCTL1p, which is postulated to be a choline transporter, neither null mutation nor overexpression affects choline transport; GO_component: GO:0016021 - integral component of membrane [Evidence IEA]; GO_component: GO:0016021 - integral component of membrane [Evidence ISM] [PMID 12192589]; GO_component: GO:0005887 - integral component of plasma membrane [Evidence ISS] [PMID 10923024]; GO_component: GO:0016020 - membrane [Evidence IEA]; GO_component: GO:0005886 - plasma membrane [Evidence IEA,IEA]; GO_component: GO:0005886 - plasma membrane [Evidence IDA] [PMID 16622836]; GO_function: GO:0015220 - choline transmembrane transporter activity [Evidence IMP] [PMID 15002745]; GO_function: GO:0003674 - molecular_function [Evidence ND]; GO_process: GO:0008150 - biological_process [Evidence ND]; GO_process: GO:0006810 - transport [Evidence IEA]), which yields MSYEPPANPFNPSGHPSQPYQGQDQPSYQPQEGPPVRPYGKAEYGEDHEYNQNHQTGYHGNDSDLPPPINYATKPEEGQSFEEQFKVEKPKWNDVIFIFVFLAFVAGFIVIAALTLSAYVKHRGFEGTSIYNSQNTFSLNTHTIILFAFVTVICVVLAFLYYTLARVFTKQFIIITMILQIVISVGTAIYLLIEKDWSAGIVGLVFALFSAFCYWTMRSRIPFATIVLKTIIDVTRIVPSTLFISAIGALFSGALSMFFSVVMVATYVKYHDSPDNPSCSNGGCSNGKLIGLLVYITFSAYYMSEVARNVIRVSICGVYGSWYYSYKSDQGMPKWPALGAFKRAMTYSFGSICFGSLVVAVINLIRDLLNLAQQVNADNGGNPIVTLVLCCVQCIVGIINWAVQYFNNFAYTYIALYGKAYIPAAKDTWTIVKARGIDALINDALIGNVLTFGSMFVAYVAALFAYLFLRFTHPAYNSSGGYYPIVVGFAFVIGLQIGNITTVSINSGVHSFFVALAKDPEVFRMSYPDTFEALLQAYPQVRQKLDL from the coding sequence ATGAGTTACGAGCCACCTGCAAATCCCTTTAACCCCTCGGGCCATCCTAGTCAACCTTACCAAGGTCAAGACCAACCTTCTTATCAGCCCCAGGAGGGTCCCCCAGTGAGACCGTATGGAAAGGCCGAATATGGCGAGGACCATGAGTATaatcaaaatcaccaaACTGGATATCATGGGAATGATAGCGACTTACCACCACCTATCAACTACGCGACCAAGCCGGAAGAAGGGCAGTCTTTTGAAGAACAGTTCAAGGTAGAGAAACCCAAATGGAATGACGTGatctttatttttgtattcCTGGCGTTTGTAGCAGGCTTCATTGTTATTGCTGCTCTCACGCTGTCTGCCTATGTCAAGCATCGAGGTTTCGAGGGAACGAGTATCTATAATAGTCAGAACACGTTTTCCTTGAATACGCATACTATCATTCTGTTTGCTTTTGTTACCGTGATTTGTGTGGTGTTAGCATTTTTGTATTATACTCTAGCTAGAGTGTTCACCAAAcaatttattatcatcaCTATGATATTACAAATTGTCATATCTGTGGGTACTGCCATTTATCTTCTTATCGAAAAGGATTGGTCTGCTGGCATTGTTGGCCTCGTTTTTGCTCTTTTCTCAGCATTCTGTTATTGGACAATGAGGTCGCGTATTCCTTTTGCAACTATCGTGTTGAAGACCATTATTGACGTAACAAGAATCGTGCCTTCCACGTTGTTCATTTCTGCTATTGGCGCTTTATTTTCGGGTGCGTTGTCGATGTTTTTCAGCGTTGTTATGGTGGCCACCTATGTCAAATATCACGATTCTCCAGATAATCCATCTTGCTCTAATGGAGGCTGCAGTAACGGCAAGCTTATTGGGCTCCTTGTCTATATTACGTTTTCCGCTTATTACATGTCCGAGGTAGCCAGGAATGTTATTCGTGTGAGTATTTGTGGAGTGTATGGTTCTTGGTACTACAGCTATAAATCAGATCAGGGAATGCCTAAATGGCCAGCATTAGGTGCTTTCAAGAGAGCCATGACATATTCTTTTGGATCAATCTGTTTTGGATCACTAGTAGTTGCTGTTATAAACCTAATTCGTGACCTTCTCAATCTTGCACAACAAGTGAATGCTGACAATGGTGGCAACCCCATTGTTACTTTGGTACTTTGTTGTGTTCAATGTATTGTTGGAATTATCAACTGGGCTGTTCAATATTTCAATAATTTTGCTTATACCTATATTGCCCTCTATGGAAAGGCATATATTCCTGCTGCAAAAGATACCTGGACTATCGTCAAAGCTAGAGGTATCGATGCGTTGATTAATGACGCTTTGATTGGTAATGTTCTGACATTTGGATCAATGTTTGTAGCTTatgttgctgctctttTTGCCTACCTTTTCCTGCGGTTTACGCACCCCGCCTACAACTCATCAGGGGGATATTATCCAATCGTGGTAGGATTTGCCTTTGTGATTGGTCTCCAAATCGGCAACATTACGACTGTTTCTATCAATAGTGGTGTCCATAGTTTCTTCGTCGCATTGGCAAAGGATCCGGAAGTATTTAGAATGAGTTATCCAGACACTTTCGAAGCATTGTTACAGGCTTACCCTCAGGTGAGACAGAAGCTTGACCTCTGA
- the SET5 gene encoding Set5p (Methyltransferase involved in methylation of histone H4 Lys5, -8, -12; S-adenosylmethionine-dependent; zinc-finger protein, contains one canonical and two unusual fingers in unusual arrangements; deletion enhances replication of positive-strand RNA virus; GO_component: GO:0005737 - cytoplasm [Evidence IEA,IEA]; GO_component: GO:0005737 - cytoplasm [Evidence IDA] [PMID 14562095]; GO_component: GO:0000790 - nuclear chromatin [Evidence IDA] [PMID 22343720]; GO_component: GO:0005634 - nucleus [Evidence IEA,IEA]; GO_component: GO:0005634 - nucleus [Evidence IDA] [PMID 14562095]; GO_function: GO:0008757 - S-adenosylmethionine-dependent methyltransferase activity [Evidence IDA] [PMID 22343720]; GO_function: GO:0008168 - methyltransferase activity [Evidence IEA]; GO_function: GO:0016740 - transferase activity [Evidence IEA]; GO_process: GO:0034968 - histone lysine methylation [Evidence IDA,IMP] [PMID 22343720]; GO_process: GO:0032259 - methylation [Evidence IEA]), which translates to MSENTEYTPNDREVVSTVIEIWKTNPGSENLGNAKLHAFVKQDHPNWSLSANRLKNLLKTFGLQTNVTPFQYASEITSHATPDLQFPTGVKLIVTKARGKALYTSKAFKAGEEIWSEPPLVLVSPLDHVVLMRKCLACAYCSRPFQARSTAGGPGGVPRGGSECNVCPARFCNAKCKKSDTIHTALWHNSAHSKTIKYAQWQLYEQYCLENQWMAAYAYGIILVSIIRDPSKQLQSQIEAMARVRQDVRQKAVQNSTSMGLDGLDGEHYEQLWKRGFELLKEAVKGGYDLTYEEYLYGLGMYNINNLDGNVYLTQSHLNHSCDPNVDVQITGRTTGVKVIAKRDLRAGEELFTTYVNPSDDLDKRRYDLRVNWGFICNCARCKYEEKEKANPTPETRPRRKSVRFESVVDVI; encoded by the coding sequence ATGAGCGAAAACACAGAATATACGCCAAATGATAGAGAGGTAGTTTCTACTGTTATTGAGATATGGAAGACTAATCCAGGTAGCGAGAATTTAGGAAATGCTAAATTACATGCTTTTGTTAAACAGGATCATCCAAATTGGTCACTTTCAGCCAACAGATTAAAAAATCTACTGAAAACTTTTGGTTTACAAACGAATGTGACACCTTTCCAGTATGCTAGTGAAATTACAAGTCATGCTACTCCTGACTTACAGTTTCCAACTGGTGTCAAGTTGATTGTTACGAAGGCAAGAGGCAAAGCGTTATATACTAGTAAGGCATTTaaagctggtgaagagaTCTGGAGTGAACCTCCACTTGTATTGGTATCACCTTTAGATCATGTCGTGCTGATGAGAAAATGTCTTGCTTGTGCTTACTGTTCCCGACCTTTTCAAGCTCGATCGACCGCTGGTGGACCAGGTGGGGTGCCTCGAGGTGGCTCTGAGTGTAATGTTTGTCCGGCTCGCTTCTGTAATGCGAAATGTAAGAAGAGCGATACCATTCATACTGCTTTATGGCACAATAGTGCTCATTCGAAAACTATAAAATATGCTCAGTGGCAATTATATGAACAATATTGTTTGGAGAACCAATGGATGGCTGCATATGCTTACGGAATCATCTTAGTATCTATTATTCGAGACCCATCTAAGCAGCTTCAAAGTCAGATTGAAGCCATGGCTAGGGTTCGCCAGGATGTGCGTCAAAAAGCAGTTCAAAATAGCACTAGTATGGGACTTGACGGTCTAGACGGTGAACATTATGAGCAACTTTGGAAGAGGGGGTTCGAGCTACTGAAAGAGGCTGTGAAAGGTGGATACGACTTGACTTACGAAGAGTATCTGTATGGCCTTGGAATGTATAACATTAATAATCTCGATGGAAATGTTTATCTGACTCAGTCACATTTGAATCACTCGTGTGATCCCAATGTTGATGTTCAGATTACGGGACGTACTACTGGCGTCAAAGTGATTGCTAAACGTGATTTGAGAGCTGGCGAGGAGTTGTTCACAACTTATGTTAACCCTTCAGATGACCTGGATAAAAGACGGTATGATTTGCGAGTAAACTGGGGATTTATTTGCAACTGTGCCCGCTGTAAATATGAAGAAAAGGAGAAGGCGAACCCCACACCTGAGACTCGTCCTAGAAGAAAGTCAGTCAGGTTCGAGTCTGTAGTTGATGTAATCTAA
- the FMP10 gene encoding Fmp10p (hypothetical protein; the authentic, non-tagged protein is detected in highly purified mitochondria in high-throughput studies; GO_component: GO:0016021 - integral component of membrane [Evidence IEA]; GO_component: GO:0016020 - membrane [Evidence IEA]; GO_component: GO:0031966 - mitochondrial membrane [Evidence IEA]; GO_component: GO:0005739 - mitochondrion [Evidence IEA]; GO_component: GO:0005739 - mitochondrion [Evidence IDA] [PMID 14562095]; GO_component: GO:0005739 - mitochondrion [Evidence IDA] [PMID 14576278]; GO_component: GO:0005739 - mitochondrion [Evidence IDA] [PMID 16823961]; GO_component: GO:0005739 - mitochondrion [Evidence IDA] [PMID 24390141]; GO_function: GO:0003674 - molecular_function [Evidence ND]; GO_process: GO:0008150 - biological_process [Evidence ND]), whose amino-acid sequence MSLRLLGKMALYSSFGGLVGYKVNHALQNGFFYDTPTKGTDKALRYAEKLESKLESLPLVKQLSRDPQFQMVRPWDYVKEEKIGSIFTSGPLHTPGGVSIPPLLFANESERSIVTVVHCGHFLAGFPFLVHGGILSTALDEALHRTASLSLGTYPKETARINLSYKRPTFVNQFLVIKTSTEMIEEGKKARIIGSVRTLKGKELVRGEGVFDVTSPPAKSSWKSIVGL is encoded by the coding sequence ATGTCTTTGCGGCTCCTTGGTAAAATGGCGCTATACAGCTCCTTCGGTGGGCTTGTTGGATACAAAGTCAACCATGCTCTACAGAACGGGTTCTTCTACGATACTCCGACCAAAGGGACTGATAAGGCGTTGCGATATGCGGAGAAGCTGGAGTCCAAACTTGAAAGCTTACCTTTAGTCAAACAACTCAGTCGCGATCCACAGTTCCAAATGGTTCGACCTTGGGATTATGTGAAAGAGGAGAAAATAGGGTCGATATTCACATCAGGGCCTTTACATACCCCAGGTGGAGTGTCGATCCCACCACTATTATTTGCCAATGAAAGTGAACGCTCCATTGTTACAGTTGTTCACTGTGGTCACTTTCTAGCCGGCTTTCCATTTCTTGTACACGGCGGAATCCTGAGTACTGCTCTTGATGAAGCTTTACATAGAACCGCATCACTCAGTTTGGGCACATACCCCAAGGAAACAGCAAGAATTAATTTAAGCTATAAACGCCCTACCTTTGTCAACCAATTTCTAGTTATCAAAACTTCGACAGAGATGATTGAAGAAGGCAAAAAAGCTCGAATAATTGGCTCGGTGCGGACACTCAAAGGAAAAGAACTTGTGAGGGGTGAAGGGGTCTTTGATGTAACGTCACCACCTGCTAAGTCGAGCTGGAAAAGTATTGTAGGTTTAtaa
- the MTR10 gene encoding Mtr10p (Nuclear import receptor; mediates the nuclear localization of proteins involved in mRNA-nucleus export; promotes dissociation of mRNAs from the nucleus-cytoplasm mRNA shuttling protein Npl3p; required for retrograde import of mature tRNAs; relocalizes from cytoplasm to the nuclear periphery upon DNA replication stress; GO_component: GO:0005737 - cytoplasm [Evidence IDA] [PMID 22842922]; GO_component: GO:0005737 - cytoplasm [Evidence IDA] [PMID 9412460]; GO_component: GO:0016021 - integral component of membrane [Evidence ISM] [PMID 12192589]; GO_component: GO:0034399 - nuclear periphery [Evidence IDA] [PMID 22842922]; GO_component: GO:0005634 - nucleus [Evidence IEA,IEA]; GO_component: GO:0005634 - nucleus [Evidence IDA] [PMID 9545233]; GO_function: GO:0008536 - Ran GTPase binding [Evidence IEA]; GO_function: GO:0008139 - nuclear localization sequence binding [Evidence IPI] [PMID 9545233]; GO_process: GO:0006404 - RNA import into nucleus [Evidence IMP] [PMID 16040803]; GO_process: GO:0006404 - RNA import into nucleus [Evidence IMP] [PMID 17409072]; GO_process: GO:0006403 - RNA localization [Evidence IMP] [PMID 12167699]; GO_process: GO:0006886 - intracellular protein transport [Evidence IEA]; GO_process: GO:0006609 - mRNA-binding (hnRNP) protein import into nucleus [Evidence IMP,IPI,ISS] [PMID 9412460]; GO_process: GO:0006609 - mRNA-binding (hnRNP) protein import into nucleus [Evidence IMP,IPI,ISS] [PMID 9545233]; GO_process: GO:0006606 - protein import into nucleus [Evidence IMP,IPI,ISS] [PMID 9412460]; GO_process: GO:0006606 - protein import into nucleus [Evidence IMP,IPI,ISS] [PMID 9545233]; GO_process: GO:0051031 - tRNA transport [Evidence IMP] [PMID 17409072]; GO_process: GO:0051031 - tRNA transport [Evidence IMP] [PMID 20032305]) → MELKNSVIQLLNHNISSKGVPRSVGIQLSVALADLALQVLEWKNVVAEMVDTFGGSSDSLPSLLEFLKVLPEELLSPRHTLLTDEEFSMRSEELLDQNSAQVVTLLLHYAFHSSDSGSGTATPASIASQSATTSSNLTVHLDGETRAVLYECLNSWLKEISLEDFLNTPLLDVLFAGLEEDETFDAAVECIVSIIKETRDTTSLDIISAIYPRVVQLRPLVIESKDDSSKLIGLTKMFSEAGESWHVLIAQSPNDFLELIESIIDCTSVDEDLDAISYTFYFWYSLKQMLVLERYKNSRSILGNVYLRLIGIIIERLKYPPGDENSDLFGGNREEEEKFRSFRHDIGDVLKDCCQVVGSSQALGESYKALTSSLAAHASWQSIEAPLFSVRAMGQVVDLDENEVLPNIMKLLFSLPDNNKIRYTVTLVLGRYTEWTARHPEYLDFQLDYIIKGFDRNDSDVSKAASQALMYFCQDCRDMLAKYIEQLHPFYEQMLNILDMQSLYQVTEGIAHIIRSQPIDSILIVLQHFSKPIVDRLIDLTGREGSDEVYRSIADIIELLTIFVRNVRPSNTTNGKLAPGAIHPTTQFVFDVFPIVPPLLKAHGTSSFVAERCSKFTKFCLHSCGAALEPILPAIGNILASEFERTKFGCYLWVSGAVVTEFSLPDEERDTPLTNSVNVEQTKKVIWEFCKHQSYSFFRILSGSDPKDYPDLIEDFFHLAGDILMYYPFEALTSDWIGASFQAALAGLTLEQFEPLTATLHFLLDLFAYGGEQAPSSSVIPGGKIPAEIRSVVSSLAAEQGEALTSRIITGILFSYPRDVITDASSLLLSAYRLSSGNETIRWLSNTLDALPAGGLSPDEKSKLLQRISTSMESQDFKRVRSILRDFTTLYGRRNLTPRNAGINTVSASSFSFSG, encoded by the coding sequence ATGGAATTGAAAAACTCTGTGATCCAACTGTTGAATCACAATATTTCAAGCAAAGGTGTCCCTCGATCGGTTGGCATCCAGCTGAGTGTGGCTCTAGCTGATTTGGCGCTACAGGTTTTGGAATGGAAGAATGTAGTGGCCGAAATGGTAGACACATTTGGTGGATCAAGTGATTCTCTACCATCTTTGCTGGAATTTCTGAAAGTATTACCTGAAGAGCTATTGAGTCCTAGACATACTCTATTGACCGATGAAGAGTTTAGCATGAGAAGCGAAGAATTACTAGATCAAAACAGTGCGCAGGTAGTAACCTTGTTATTACACTATGCCTTCCATAGTAGTGACTCAGGATCAGGTACGGCCACCCCTGCTAGTATTGCATCTCAGTCTGCCACGACAAGCAGTAATCTCACTGTTCATCTCGACGGAGAAACTCGAGCAGTCTTGTACGAGTGTTTAAATTCATGGCTGAAAGAAATATCATTGGAAGATTTCCTGAACACGCCGCTGTTGGATGTTCTTTTTGCAGGCTTGGAGGAAGATGAAACCTTCGACGCTGCTGTTGAGTGTATTGTTTCAATTATCAAAGAAACAAGAGATACTACTAGCCTCGATATCATTTCAGCTATTTATCCAAGGGTAGTGCAACTGAGACCATTGGTCATAGAATCCAAGGATGATTCATCTAAGCTAATTGGTCTTACAAAGATGTTTTCTGAGGCCGGTGAATCTTGGCATGTACTGATTGCACAGTCCCCCAATGATTTTCTTGAACTGATTGAATCTATTATAGATTGCACCTCGGTAGATGAAGATTTAGACGCGATTTCTTACACATTCTACTTTTGGTATTCTCTCAAGCAGATGTTGGTATTGGAAAGATACAAGAATTCCCGTTCGATTCTGGGTAATGTGTATCTTCGTCTTATTGGAATAATTATTGAAAGACTAAAGTACCCTCCTGGAGACGAAAATTCTGATTTGTTTGGTGGAAatcgagaagaagaagagaagttCCGTTCTTTCCGACATGACATTGGTGATGTGTTGAAAGATTGCTGTCAAGTTGTTGGTTCTAGCCAAGCATTAGGAGAGTCATACAAAGCTTTGACTAGCAGTTTAGCGGCCCATGCTTCCTGGCAGTCAATTGAAGCTCCCTTATTTAGCGTCAGGGCAATGGGTCAAGTAGTGGACTTGGATGAGAACGAGGTTCTACCCAATATTATGAAGCTTTTGTTCTCTCTGCCGGATAATAATAAGATTAGATATACGGTCACTTTAGTCTTGGGAAGATATACTGAGTGGACTGCTAGGCATCCAGAATATCTCGATTTTCAGTTGGACTATATTATCAAGGGATTTGACAGAAATGATTCCGATGTAAGTAAAGCAGCATCTCAAGCGTTGATGTACTTCTGTCAAGACTGCAGAGACATGCTTGCAAAATACATCGAACAGTTGCATCCATTTTACGAGCAAATGTTGAATATTCTAGATATGCAGTCATTATACCAGGTAACTGAAGGAATTGCTCATATTATACGATCCCAGCCCATTGACTCAATTCTAATTGTCTTGCAACATTTCAGTAAGCCTATTGTAGATCGGTTAATAGACTTAACTGGTCGCGAGGGATCTGATGAAGTGTACCGGTcaattgctgatatcatcGAGCTATTAACAATATTTGTTCGAAACGTTCGTCCCAGCAATACTACTAATGGAAAACTTGCTCCTGGAGCTATTCATCCAACAACTCAATTTGTTTTCGATGTATTTCCTATTGTTCCGCCTCTCCTCAAAGCACATGGTACATCAAGTTTTGTTGCTGAGCGCTGTTCCAAATTTACAAAATTTTGTCTTCATTCTTGCGGGGCTGCTTTAGAGCCTATTCTACCTGCTATTGGTAATATTTTGGCTTCTGAATTTGAGCGAACAAAATTTGGTTGTTATTTGTGGGTGAGTGGAGCAGTCGTCACTGAATTCAGCTTACCAGACGAAGAGAGAGATACACCTTTAACCAACAGTGTCAATGTAGAGCAAACCAAAAAGGTCATTTGGGAGTTTTGCAAGCATCAGTCATACTCATTTTTCAGAATCCTTAGTGGATCTGATCCTAAAGACTATCCTGACTTAATTGAAGATTTTTTCCATCTCGCTGGAGATATCTTAATGTATTATCCCTTTGAGGCTCTCACATCGGATTGGATTGGAGCTAGTTTCCAAGCAGCTCTGGCCGGTCTCACTTTAGAGCAGTTTGAGCCCCTTACTGCTACTTTGCATTTTTTGCTGGATTTGTTCGCATATGGTGGTGAGCAAGCTCCCTCGTCGTCTGTTATTCCGGGAGGGAAAATCCCAGCCGAGATTCGTAGTGTGGTGAGTTCTCTCGCTGCTGAACAGGGTGAAGCACTGACATCTCGCATTATAACAgggattttattttcttacCCACGAGATGTGATCACCGATGCTtcatctcttcttcttagtGCGTATCGACTGTCGTCCGGAAACGAAACAATCCGATGGTTGTCAAACACCCTAGATGCTCTTCCCGCTGGAGGATTGAGTCCCGATGAAAAAAGCAAGTTGTTACAAAGAATCTCAACATCAATGGAATCACAGGATTTTAAACGAGTTCGATCTATTTTGCGGGATTTTACAACTTTGTACGGAAGAAGGAATCTCACACCTCGAAATGCTGGTATAAACACTGTTTCAGCaagttcattttctttctcaggATAg
- the FAU1 gene encoding 5-formyltetrahydrofolate cyclo-ligase (5,10-methenyltetrahydrofolate synthetase; involved in folic acid biosynthesis; GO_component: GO:0005739 - mitochondrion [Evidence IEA,IEA]; GO_component: GO:0005739 - mitochondrion [Evidence IDA] [PMID 14576278]; GO_component: GO:0005739 - mitochondrion [Evidence IDA] [PMID 16823961]; GO_function: GO:0030272 - 5-formyltetrahydrofolate cyclo-ligase activity [Evidence IEA,IEA]; GO_function: GO:0030272 - 5-formyltetrahydrofolate cyclo-ligase activity [Evidence IDA] [PMID 11923304]; GO_function: GO:0005524 - ATP binding [Evidence IEA,IEA]; GO_function: GO:0016874 - ligase activity [Evidence IEA]; GO_function: GO:0000166 - nucleotide binding [Evidence IEA]; GO_process: GO:0009396 - folic acid-containing compound biosynthetic process [Evidence IEA]; GO_process: GO:0009396 - folic acid-containing compound biosynthetic process [Evidence IDA] [PMID 11923304]) gives MLEIGSIEEINQLKPAGKYKLREPPLAESSITAFMAGGLDLIIVPGVAFTPGCHRLGHGKGYYDSYTTIHDQWTNQKDLPRTKLIGLGLDVQLVENIPTEGHDRILDAVIINGHVYRP, from the coding sequence ATGTTGGAGATAGGCTCCATAGAAGAAATCAACCAATTGAAACCAGCCGGTAAATATAAACTAAGAGAGCCACCTCTTGCTGAATCGAGTATTACGGCATTCATGGCGGGGGGGTTGGATCTTATTATTGTACCTGGTGTGGCTTTTACACCCGGTTGTCACAGACTTGGTCACGGAAAGGGGTATTATGATAGTTACACAACAATCCATGACCAGTGGACCAACCAAAAAGACCTTCCAAGAACAAAACTTATTGGACTTGGTTTAGATGTACAGTTGGTAGAGAATATCCCGACTGAGGGGCATGACCGTATACTCGATGCTGTTATAATCAACGGCCATGTTTATCGACCCTAA